The Flavobacterium johnsoniae UW101 genomic interval ATTAGAACTTAAACGTCCTGTTGCGGCAACCGTCTGCATATAATCAGTATGAACACGTAAAGTCTTTTTGTCAACCTGTTCTGGTAAAGCTAAAATATAAGTGCTTTGCAGTTTTACCATTTGACGCCAATCAAGAATTTGTTTTACGATTGGATTATCGTTGGCTAAATAAGTCAAAACTTCTTCTCCGGTTGCATATTGACCTGTTTTGGTTTTCTTTTGTTTTGCGCCGCCAATTTTAAGTTTATCAAATAAAATGTCTCCTAATTGTTTTGGAGAAGCCAGATTGAATTTCTCGCCGGCAGTTTCGTATATCTGTTCTTCTAAAGATTTGATTTCAACGTCCATCTCTTTAGACATTTGTTTTAAGAACTCAACATCCAGACGAATTCCTTCTGTTTCCATGTCGGCTAAAACGCTTACTAATGGAATTTCAATTTCGTCAAACAGCTTTTTGGTCTCGGTTTTTTCTAATTCGGCTGTAAAGATTTCTTTTAATTGTAAAGTTACATCGGCATCTTCTGCGGCGTATTCTTTAATATCTTCTAAAGGAACATCGCGCATAGAAAGCTGATTTTTTCCTTTTTTACCAATTAAAGTTTCAATAGATTTTGGAGAATATTTCAAATACGTTTCGGCTAAAATATCCATATTATGACGCATATCCGGATTAATTAGATAGTGTGCGATCATCGTGTCAAAAAGTTTTCCTTTTACAGTAACACCGTAATTAGAAAGGATTTTTAAATCGTATTTTAAATTTTGACCAATTTTCTCAATGTTTTCATTTTCAAAAAATGGAACAAACTTGTCAATCAAAACTTTTGCTTCTTCCTGACTTTCCGGAAACGGAACATAAAATGCTTTTCCTTTTTCGTAAGAAAAAGACATTCCTACAAGTTCTGCATGCAAAGCATCAATTCCTGTGGTTTCGGTATCAAAACAAACCGAAGTTTGTTTTTGTAAATTTTGTAAAAGCAATTTAATTCCTAAATCGCCCTGAACGGTCTGATAAGAATGTTCAGTATTTTCTAAAGTATTATAAAATGAATTTCTTGCAGCTTCGGCATTTTCATCAAGAGTGGTGCCGCCTCCGCCAAAAAGATCAAATTGGTCTTCATTCTTTGGCTGTGGTTTTTTGTATAATTTAGCATCCTGAGCCGGAGTTGATCCTGATTCACTTCCTGCGCCAACTTTAAACAAATTATCAAATTGTTCTGCCATTCTTCTAAATTCCAGTTCCTGAAAAATAGCATCGGTTTTTTCAATATCCGGACGAGAAAGTTCGTAATCATCTTCATTAAAAACGACATCGCAGTCACACATAATAGCCGCCAGTTTTTTAGATAAAATACCTTTGTCTTTATTGGCTTCGATGTTTTCTTTCATTTTGCCTTTCAGTTTATCAGTATTAGCCAAAAGATTTTCCATTGAACCAAATTCTTTCAAGAATTTTTTAGCCGTTACTTCACCAACTCCAGGTAATCCCGGAATATTATCTACGGCGTCACCCATCATTCCAAGAAAATCGATAACCTGTTCTGGTCTCTCGACTTCAAACTTTGCTAAAACCTCTGGAACTCCCCAAATTTCGATTCCATTACCCATTCGGGCAGGTTTGTACATAAATATATTTTCAGAAACCAACTGCGCAAAATCCTTATCAGGTGTTACCATGTATACCTTGTAGTTTTGTTTCTCGGCTTGTTTGGCAATTGTACCAATTAAATCATCAGCTTCACAGCCTGCAAGTTCAATAATAGGAATGTGCATTGCTTTTAATAATTCCTGAATATAAGGAACAGCAATTTTAATAGCTTCGGGAGTTTCGTCGCGGTTAGCTTTATATTCGGCAAACATTTCTGTTCTAGCGCGGCTTCCTTCTTTATCAAAAGCAACGGCTAAATGATCTGGTTTTTCTCTTTTAATAACATCTAAAAGTGAGTTCATAAAACCCATAATTGCAGATGTATCCATTCCTTTTGAGTTGATTCTCGGGTTTTTTATAAAGGCATAATAACCGCGAAAAATTAATGCATAAGCATCTAGAAGAAAAAGGCGTTTTTGAGTTGACATATTAAAAATATTAGTCTGTAAAAATAAACAATTGGGGTTTAAAAAACGATTCGGTTTCTGAAAATAAATTTTTTAAGCGGTATAAGCTATACAGACTTATTTTAGTAGAAGTGCGTCCTGCAGCGATGAACCGCAAGCAAAGCGTTAATATCAAGTTAAAATTTTTTATTCAGGGATTTCTTCATTTTTTCTTCATGTTGCGAAGGTAATTTTGAACTGTAAAATAAAAGGTATTTAATTTAAATCTTAGAAATCATGAGAAATTTATTGATGGTATTAGTGGCAGTTTTAGGAACAAGTGCAATGGTTCATGCGTTTCCTGCAAAAGATGGTAAAACAGTTCCTGCAAAAGAAGTAAAAGCAACAAAACATCCAAAAAACAAATCTGATAAAAAAGTAAAATCAGAAAAAAGTGAAGCTCCAAAAGCTGAAACAGCAAAAGTAAAAAAATAAACAAACAAAAAATTTAGAATAAAAAGGTAATTAATTTAAAAATTAAAAAGTCATGAAAAATTTATTTATTGTATTAGCAGCAGTTCTAGGAACAAGTGTAATGGTTAGTGCTCAAACAACTCCAGCTCAGACAGCACCGGCAAAAGAAGTGAAAGCTACAAAACACCATCACAAAGGAAATAAAAAAGCAAAAGCTGAAACTCCAAAAGAAGAAACAGCAGCTGTGAAAAAATAAGAATTATTCTCGTTTTGTTTTCGAAACATTGTAACGAGGGCAAAACAGGAATAATGATTATGATGAATGCGATTGAAGAAGCTGATAAAGAAATTTGTCAGCTTTTTTTATTCGTTAATTTTTTAATAATGTGCAGCCGGACTTTTGATAATTGATTAATTTTAGTTGCACATAAATGCCTTGTTTTATGAATGTTTTAATTGTAGAAGATAATAAAGAGCTTGCCGTTGAAGTTTACGACTTTTTGAGCAAAGCAGGTTATATCTGTAAAATTGCGAATAATTGTGCCGATGCTCTCGAAGAATTTGGAAGTAATGATTATGATGCTATGCTGCTTGATCTTGGTTTGCCGGACGGAGATGGTTTTGAGGTTTTGCAGACCATTCGAAAAACAAAATCAAAAATTGCAGTAATTGTACTTACTGCCCGCGGTGAACTAGATGATAGAATTAATGGACTTCATTTGGGAGCTGATGATTATTTAACGAAACCTTTTGCTTTGACAGAATTGGCTGCCAGATTGTTTGCCGTAATCCGACGAATTCATGGTTTTACTTTAAATAACTTAAGTATTCACGGTTTTTTGCTGCAGCTTCAGGATTATAAAGTGAGTTTTAATGAGGTGCCTTTGAGTTTAACAAAAAAGGAATTTGATATTTTTCAATATTTGGTTTTGAATAAAAACAGAGTAATTACAAGACTGCAATTAACAGAACATATTTGGGGCGATATTCTGGAAATAAATTCAGATTCTAATTTTATAGATGTGCATGTTCGAAACCTTCGAAAAAAATTAGACAAACACACTTCAATAGATTGGTTTGAAACGGTTCGAAATGTGGGGTATCGTATTAATGAATAAATAGATTTTTGTGAAGATAAAACATCAATTAGCCATTTTTAATGCACTAACAAGATTGCTGGTGATTTTGATTTTGTGGCTCATGCTTCCTATTTTGGTCGAAAATGTGGTTTACAGACATATCAATAATGGGTTAATTGAAAAAAAGAAGAAATTCATCGACCATTTAAATCAGCAGGAGATTAATGATTTTATTGAAAATGAAGATGATTCAACTGAAACCTATTCTCAGTTTTCTACACTTCATAACGAGTTTTTGGTTCTTTCGAGAGCGCCGTTTAAACCACATCAAAAAAGAACAAGTTTTAGCAACGAATACCGTATTATTGAAGGCGAAGAAAATGAATACCGAATTCTGCAGCATCATTTTAGTTACGAAAATCAAGATTATCAGCTGGAAATTGGAAGTAGTTTAAGTGAAGTAAAAGACTTAACTTTTATTATTAAGCTGTTTATAATTGTTGTTTTGGTTGTTATTCTTTTTGTGACATTTTTGGCAGATACTTTTTATATCGAATATTTGCTGAAACCGTTCTATAAAATCATTGACACCAAAATAAGGCGAGTCAATGAACCCGAAGTTTTTGACCATACGCCCATAAATGCAAAATCGAGGGATTTTAGAGAACTAGATTTGGTTTTAAATCAAATGATGGATCGTATTGCTGAGCTTTTCAAAAAAGAAAAACAATTTATTTCGAATGTTTCTCACGAACTTTTAACGCCAATTGCTTTATTGAAAAACAAGCTGGAAAATTTATTGCAAAATGACTCTTTAGATGACAATGCAGTTGATAAAATTGCGGGTTCGTTGAAGACGTTAGATATGCTGAAAAAAATCATCAATAATTTATTGCTGATTTCCAGAATCGAAAACAATCAATATGCAGCTAACGAACATGTCAGTTTTCAGGAAATAATAAATGATCTGCAGGAAGATCTTCAGGATCGTATTGATGATAAAGAAATTCAGTTTGTTAATAAAGCAGGACATGATTTTGCTTTTACGGGAAATAAAACCTTAATTCATATTCTAATTTATAATTTGGTTACAAATGCCATTAAGTATAATAAACCTAAGGGAAGCATTATTGTAACAGACGGATTTTTGAACCATCACTATTTTATTTCAATAACAGATTCTGGAATTGGTTTAAATGAATCTCAAATCGAAAATATTTTTAACCGATTTGCAAGAGTAAGTTCTGATCAGGAAGGACAGGGCTTAGGACTTGCTATTGCTAAAAGCATTGCCGTTTTTCATCATATTGAAATAAAAGTTTCGTCTGTTTTAGGCGAAGGAACAACTTTTACTCTATTGTTCCCGGAAGAACCAAAACACAATTAAAAGTTAATTTTTTCAGATTGGTTCAATCTTCATTTTGTCTTCATTTACTGGTTATATCTTTGAGGTATAAATAATGAAATAATAATCAAATAAATCTACAATCATGAAAAAATTAATTTTATTAGCAGTAGCAGTTTTAGGAACAACAGCAATGGTAAACGCTCAAACAGCTCCAGTAAAAGAAACTCCGGCAAAAGAAGCAAAAGCTGCTAAGAAAGAGAAAAAAGCAGATAAAAAAGCTAAAAAAGCAGAAGCTAAGCCAGAAGCGGCAAAAGCTCAAAAATAATACAACAAGGCTTGTTGTAGAATAAAGGTTTTGAATAATTTGGTCGCAAAAGCTGATAGAGAGATCTATCGGCTTTTGCTATTATTTGAGTTAAATTTTTGATAATAAAAAGCAATAAAATTTTCATTCTTTGTTACTTTGCTTAAAACTGTAAATAATGATCCTTCGTTTTGTAATTCTATGTGCTCTTTTTATATTTATTGAGTTCTATTCCTATCAAGCCTTTCGCACCTTAATAAAACTTAGATGGGTTTTAGTTAGTTATCAGGTTATAAGCCTGCTTATTCTGCTGTTTATTATTTATTCATTTTCTCAGGTTGATCGTTCTGTAGGACAGACCAAACAATTTATGTTTACTACAGGATTAATGCTGTTGGTTTATGTGCCAAAAATTGTTCTTACATTAATAATGTTTGGAGAAGATATTATTAGAGTAGGAGCTAGTATTCTAAATTATTTTGTTTACAATACGCCTAGAAAAGAAATGATGCCGGAAAGAAGAAAATTTGTGAGCCAAATAGCTTTAGGCTTGGCAGCGGTTCCTTTCTTGTCTTTAATTTACGGAATCTTTGAAGGAAAATATAATTTTAAAGTGTTTAAACAGACTATCTATTTTCCAGATCTTCCAGACGAATTTGACGGTTTTAAAATAACACAGATTTCAGATGTTCACAGCGGCAGTTTTGATAATCCTGAAAAAATAAATTATGCAATTGATTTGATTAATGAGCAGGAAGCAGATATGATCCTGTTTACCGGAGATATTGTAAATACACATGCAAAAGAAATGCATCCGTGGCTGGAAACTTTTAACAGGATCAAAGATTATAAATACGGAAAATTTGCTGTTTTAGGAAATCATGATTATGGTGAATATGTAACCTGGCCTTCTGAAAAAGAAAAGGATGAAAATTTTGCCGAAATTAAAAGCCTTTATGGTAAAATTGGTTTCGATTTAATGCTGAATGAAAATAAATATATTCAAAAAGGAGCAGACAAAATAGCTTTGGTTGGAGTTGAAAATTGGGGAGCTAATTTTAAAAAAGCTGGTGATTTGAATAAGGCATCAGAGAATCTGCATAAAGATGATTTTAAGGTTTTAATGAGCCACGATCCAAGTCATTGGGAATATGAAATTAAAAAGCATCCTAAAAACTTTCATTTAACTCTGGCAGGGCATACACACGGAATGCAGTTTGGAATTGAAATTCCGGGATATTTTAAATGGAGCCTTGCGCAGTACATTTATAAACAATGGGCCGGATTATACGAAGAAGCCGGAAGATACGTTTATGTAAACCGGGGATTTGGTTTTCATGCCTATCCAGGACGAGTTGGAATTATGCCTGAAATCACAGTGATTGAACTAAAAAAAGGCGAGAATGTGGCTTAATTCGTTAAAAATGCTACATTTGTATTAATTATCTCTTTTTAATAGATTAAAAGAATTAAATTTTTGGTTTTATGTCAAAATTTGGAGAACTTATAAATGCTCAGGTTCCAGTGTTAATTGACTTCTACACAGATTGGAACGAATCATCAGTATTGATGCATCCGGTAATAAAGGATGTTGCGGCGGCACTAGGCGACAAAGCAAAAGTAATTAAGATTGATGTTGATAAAAATCAGGAACTAGCCGAAGCATTAAGAATTAAAGGACTTCCGACTTTAATGATATACAAGGAAGGACAAATGATCTGGAGACAATCTGGAGAACTTGATGCAAATACACTTATCGGAATTGTTCAGGAGCAATTCAATGTATAATAATTCTTTCTAAAAGATATTATCAGTGTATAATATCAAATTTATATCCATTTTCTTTTAAAAAATGAAGCGTTTTTGGCAGAGCAAATTTTAAATTTGGCGAAGCTTTTATGCTGTCATGAAATACAATTACACTTCCGGATTTTACATTTTTAGTTACATTTTCAAGACACTTTTCAGGAGTAATAGACTGATCGAAATCAGCGCTCAAAACGTCCCACATTATGATCTTGTAACCTAGTTTTCTTAAAATTTTAGACTGCGCTTTTTTGATTTTTCCGTAAGGCGGGCGAAATATCAAATTGTTTGGTTTTATTTCTTCTTCTAAAATCTGGGCGCAATTTTTTACATTTTCGATATAATCATTAGTGTGTATTTTCCATCCATTTACGTGGTTCATGGTGTGATTTCCAATAGAATGTCCGTCTCTAATTAGTTTTTCGAATAAAGATAAATTGGCTTTGATATTTTTTCCGATACAGAAAAAAGTAGCTTTAGCATCGAATTTTTTTAATTCAGATAAAACCCAGTCAGTAATTTCCGGGGTAGGGCCGTCATCAAATGTTAAGTATATTTTCTTTTCATTGTTTGGAATATCCCAGCAATATTTAGAAAATATCTTTTTTATAA includes:
- the polA gene encoding DNA polymerase I, with the translated sequence MSTQKRLFLLDAYALIFRGYYAFIKNPRINSKGMDTSAIMGFMNSLLDVIKREKPDHLAVAFDKEGSRARTEMFAEYKANRDETPEAIKIAVPYIQELLKAMHIPIIELAGCEADDLIGTIAKQAEKQNYKVYMVTPDKDFAQLVSENIFMYKPARMGNGIEIWGVPEVLAKFEVERPEQVIDFLGMMGDAVDNIPGLPGVGEVTAKKFLKEFGSMENLLANTDKLKGKMKENIEANKDKGILSKKLAAIMCDCDVVFNEDDYELSRPDIEKTDAIFQELEFRRMAEQFDNLFKVGAGSESGSTPAQDAKLYKKPQPKNEDQFDLFGGGGTTLDENAEAARNSFYNTLENTEHSYQTVQGDLGIKLLLQNLQKQTSVCFDTETTGIDALHAELVGMSFSYEKGKAFYVPFPESQEEAKVLIDKFVPFFENENIEKIGQNLKYDLKILSNYGVTVKGKLFDTMIAHYLINPDMRHNMDILAETYLKYSPKSIETLIGKKGKNQLSMRDVPLEDIKEYAAEDADVTLQLKEIFTAELEKTETKKLFDEIEIPLVSVLADMETEGIRLDVEFLKQMSKEMDVEIKSLEEQIYETAGEKFNLASPKQLGDILFDKLKIGGAKQKKTKTGQYATGEEVLTYLANDNPIVKQILDWRQMVKLQSTYILALPEQVDKKTLRVHTDYMQTVAATGRLSSNNPNLQNIPIRTERGRQIRKAFVARDENYTLISADYSQIELRIIAALSGEENMIAAFQNGEDIHRATAAKVFDVALEEVSREQRSNAKTVNFGIIYGVSAFGLSNQTSLSRSESAALIDAYYKTYPRLKSYISEQVDFAREKGYVQTILGRRRYLKDINSANAVVRSAAERNAVNAPIQGSAADVIKIAMINIHKKLREENWKSKMLLQVHDELVFDVHNDELEKIQPMIKHEMENAFKMSVPLEVELGLGKDWLEAH
- a CDS encoding response regulator transcription factor, which produces MNVLIVEDNKELAVEVYDFLSKAGYICKIANNCADALEEFGSNDYDAMLLDLGLPDGDGFEVLQTIRKTKSKIAVIVLTARGELDDRINGLHLGADDYLTKPFALTELAARLFAVIRRIHGFTLNNLSIHGFLLQLQDYKVSFNEVPLSLTKKEFDIFQYLVLNKNRVITRLQLTEHIWGDILEINSDSNFIDVHVRNLRKKLDKHTSIDWFETVRNVGYRINE
- a CDS encoding sensor histidine kinase — protein: MKIKHQLAIFNALTRLLVILILWLMLPILVENVVYRHINNGLIEKKKKFIDHLNQQEINDFIENEDDSTETYSQFSTLHNEFLVLSRAPFKPHQKRTSFSNEYRIIEGEENEYRILQHHFSYENQDYQLEIGSSLSEVKDLTFIIKLFIIVVLVVILFVTFLADTFYIEYLLKPFYKIIDTKIRRVNEPEVFDHTPINAKSRDFRELDLVLNQMMDRIAELFKKEKQFISNVSHELLTPIALLKNKLENLLQNDSLDDNAVDKIAGSLKTLDMLKKIINNLLLISRIENNQYAANEHVSFQEIINDLQEDLQDRIDDKEIQFVNKAGHDFAFTGNKTLIHILIYNLVTNAIKYNKPKGSIIVTDGFLNHHYFISITDSGIGLNESQIENIFNRFARVSSDQEGQGLGLAIAKSIAVFHHIEIKVSSVLGEGTTFTLLFPEEPKHN
- a CDS encoding metallophosphoesterase produces the protein MILRFVILCALFIFIEFYSYQAFRTLIKLRWVLVSYQVISLLILLFIIYSFSQVDRSVGQTKQFMFTTGLMLLVYVPKIVLTLIMFGEDIIRVGASILNYFVYNTPRKEMMPERRKFVSQIALGLAAVPFLSLIYGIFEGKYNFKVFKQTIYFPDLPDEFDGFKITQISDVHSGSFDNPEKINYAIDLINEQEADMILFTGDIVNTHAKEMHPWLETFNRIKDYKYGKFAVLGNHDYGEYVTWPSEKEKDENFAEIKSLYGKIGFDLMLNENKYIQKGADKIALVGVENWGANFKKAGDLNKASENLHKDDFKVLMSHDPSHWEYEIKKHPKNFHLTLAGHTHGMQFGIEIPGYFKWSLAQYIYKQWAGLYEEAGRYVYVNRGFGFHAYPGRVGIMPEITVIELKKGENVA
- a CDS encoding thioredoxin family protein, giving the protein MSKFGELINAQVPVLIDFYTDWNESSVLMHPVIKDVAAALGDKAKVIKIDVDKNQELAEALRIKGLPTLMIYKEGQMIWRQSGELDANTLIGIVQEQFNV
- a CDS encoding polysaccharide deacetylase family protein is translated as MSFYWVKTNSFIKKIFSKYCWDIPNNEKKIYLTFDDGPTPEITDWVLSELKKFDAKATFFCIGKNIKANLSLFEKLIRDGHSIGNHTMNHVNGWKIHTNDYIENVKNCAQILEEEIKPNNLIFRPPYGKIKKAQSKILRKLGYKIIMWDVLSADFDQSITPEKCLENVTKNVKSGSVIVFHDSIKASPNLKFALPKTLHFLKENGYKFDIIH